The following are encoded together in the Natator depressus isolate rNatDep1 chromosome 10, rNatDep2.hap1, whole genome shotgun sequence genome:
- the CCPG1 gene encoding cell cycle progression protein 1 isoform X1, whose translation MRPGFENREQTAWLEAAATLKMSENSSDSDSSGGWTVINHEGSDIETVTSENGGTNSNLEFASEEYATLVEEEEQPFDLRAECSKDDVVSMVETSPAALEETQAVPEAKKEKLPDHGSCIGANSDDSDIVTLETPKVEEIGTQEEAAVVDEEAQGSDDFNMGSSSSSQYTFCQPETGFPPQPSDDESSSDETSNRSSPTLRRRRAKKRLVSNSESEGGTPNEQDSEPPKEQQHKRQFSSGLNRCIILALVIAISMGFGHFYGTIQIQKRQQLVEKTHEDELNGMKDDLYQCQREQGVKADYKSLKQDLATCLISTEVEKKSFESQKISLTAENQRLRESLEREEKALDLLQEELRKLREQIRNLEDKGISTESVVMENKKLKVHLEEEKQKIHNFLKQKETLFAEAHMLRRELDKERHITEVLREELEQLSSHLTPDNTDTDNTLRENEEIETLRGRLTELEKKLNFEQQRSDLWEKLYVEVKDQTEKQETNKKGQEKDGKGTSKTKKKSKESFFGSVKETFDAMKNSTKEFVRHHKEKIKQAKEAVKENLKKFSDSVKSTFRHFKDTTKNIFDEKKKSGDKRYEANKKGKTVFREYNTHENPSKYTHHRGPSMKKEFREGRKQRSTHFTFEKDSNSQKCINNPECNRKRHSVLKGCSGIFECAHQEFISLFNKVLDPIRAEEFNQLMQKYLQQEVDSFHHWRELENFINKFFHNGIFIHDQMLFTDFVSDVKDYLEDMKEYQSDHEGMFEDLDKYIYRYYFHYDNSLQYGPSRPAKRPTFTQSESSRHEKQTQKHHHRNKREGKWHKHGRSNGRHMANLEIELGQLPFDPKY comes from the exons CTGAATGCAGCAAAGATGATGTGGTGTCAATGGTAGAAACTTCTCCTGCTGCCTTGGAGGAAACCCAGGCAGTTCCTGAG gcAAAGAAAGAGAAATTGCCTGATCATGGTTCCTGTATTGGGGCTAATAGTGATGATTCTGACATTGTTACCCTTGAAACACCTAAAGTAGAAGAAATTGGAACGCAGGAAGAAGCTGCAGTTGTTGATGAGGAAGCTCAAGGTTCAGATGATTTTAACATGGGTTCTTCCTCCAGCAGCCAATACACATTCTGTCAACCAGAAACTG GTTTTCCACCTCAGCCTAGTGATGATGAATCAAGTAGTGATGAAACAAGCAATCGATCCAGTCCCACACTAAGGAGACGGCGTGCAAAGAAGAGGCTAGTCTCCAACTCTGAATCTGAGGGCGGGACACCTAATGAACAGGACAGTGAACCTCCCAAAGAACAGCAACACAAACGCCAATTCAGTAGTGGCCTGAACAGATGCATTATACTGGCTTTGGTGATAGCAATCAGCATGGGATTTGGACACTTCTATG GTACAATACAGATCCAAAAACGTCAACAATTGGTAGAAAAGACACATGAAGATGAACTAAATGGTATGAAAGATGACCTTTACCAGTGCCAACGAGAGCAAGGAGTTAAAGCAGACTATAAG tcaCTAAAACAAGACCTTGCAACATGTCTGATCTCtactgaggtagaaaagaaatcATTTGAATCTCAGAAAATAAGTCTTACTGCAGAAAACCAGCGCTTAAGGGAATCtctggagagggaagaaaaagctTTGGACTTGCTGCAGGAAGAGTTAAGGAAGCTGAGAGAACAAATTAGAAACTTAGAAGATAAAGGTATTAGTACAGAGTCAGTTGTCATGGAAAATAAAAAACTTAAGGTACATTTGGAAGAGGAAAAGCAGAAAATACACAACTTTCTTAAGCAAAAGGAGACACTTTTTGCAGAAGCACATATGTTGAGGAGAGAACTAGACAAAGAACGTCATATAACTGAAGTTCTAAGAGAAGAACTGGAGCAGTTAAGTTCTCATCTGACACCTGACAACACAGACACAGACAATACATTAAGAGAGAACGAAGAAATAGAAACTTTGCGGGGAAGACTAACAGAGCTGGAAAAGAAGCTAAACTTTGAACAACAACGCTCTGATTTGTGGGAAAAACTGTATGTTGAAGTGAAGGACCAAACCGAAAAACAGGAAACTAATAAAAAAGGACAAGAGAAAGATGGTAAAGGAACAAGTAAGACCAAAAAGAAGTCCAAAGAATCATTTTTTGGCTCAGTTAAAGAAACTTTTGATGCCATGAAGAATTCCACAAAGGAGTTTGTAAGACATCATAAAGAAAAGATTAAACAGGCTAAAGAAGCAGTGaaagaaaacctgaaaaaattCTCTGATTCTGTGAAGTCCACATTCAGACACTTCAAAGACACAACTAAAAACATCTTTGATGAAAAGAAGAAGTCTGGTGATAAAAGATATGAGGCAAACAaaaaaggtaaaactgtttttcGGGAATATAATACTCATGAGAATCCTTCTAAGTATACACACCATAGAGGGCCTAGCATGAAAAAAGAAttcagagaaggaagaaaacagaGATCAACTCACTTTACATTTGAAAAAGATAGTAATTCACAGAAATGCATCAATAACCCAGAATGTAACAGAAAACGTCACTCTGTCCTAAAGGGCTGCTCTGGTATTTTTGAATGCGCTCATCAGGAATTTATTAGCCTGTTTAACAAAGTACTGGACCCTATTAGGGCTGAAGAATTTAATCAgttaatgcaaaaatatttgcagCAAGAAGTAGATAGTTTCCATCACTGGAGAGAACTAGAGAATTTCATCAATAAGTTTTTCCATAATGGGATCTTTATACATGACCAGATGCTGTTCACGGACTTTGTTAGTGATGTTAAGGATTATCTTGAGGACATGAAGGAGTATCAAAGTGACCATGAAGGGATGTTTGAGGATTTGGATAAATACATCTACAGATACTACTTTCATTATGATAATTCACTTCAGTATGGACCCAG TCGTCCTGCTAAAAGGCCTACTTTCACACAGTCTGAAAGTTCCAGACATGAAAAACAAACTCAGAAGCACCACCACCGTAATAAGAGAGAAGGTAAATGGCATAAACATGGTCGCAGTAATGGAAGACACATGGCAAATCTTGAAATAGAATTGGGGCAATTACCCTTTGATCCAAAATATTAA
- the CCPG1 gene encoding cell cycle progression protein 1 isoform X2 — protein MSENSSDSDSSGGWTVINHEGSDIETVTSENGGTNSNLEFASEEYATLVEEEEQPFDLRAECSKDDVVSMVETSPAALEETQAVPEAKKEKLPDHGSCIGANSDDSDIVTLETPKVEEIGTQEEAAVVDEEAQGSDDFNMGSSSSSQYTFCQPETGFPPQPSDDESSSDETSNRSSPTLRRRRAKKRLVSNSESEGGTPNEQDSEPPKEQQHKRQFSSGLNRCIILALVIAISMGFGHFYGTIQIQKRQQLVEKTHEDELNGMKDDLYQCQREQGVKADYKSLKQDLATCLISTEVEKKSFESQKISLTAENQRLRESLEREEKALDLLQEELRKLREQIRNLEDKGISTESVVMENKKLKVHLEEEKQKIHNFLKQKETLFAEAHMLRRELDKERHITEVLREELEQLSSHLTPDNTDTDNTLRENEEIETLRGRLTELEKKLNFEQQRSDLWEKLYVEVKDQTEKQETNKKGQEKDGKGTSKTKKKSKESFFGSVKETFDAMKNSTKEFVRHHKEKIKQAKEAVKENLKKFSDSVKSTFRHFKDTTKNIFDEKKKSGDKRYEANKKGKTVFREYNTHENPSKYTHHRGPSMKKEFREGRKQRSTHFTFEKDSNSQKCINNPECNRKRHSVLKGCSGIFECAHQEFISLFNKVLDPIRAEEFNQLMQKYLQQEVDSFHHWRELENFINKFFHNGIFIHDQMLFTDFVSDVKDYLEDMKEYQSDHEGMFEDLDKYIYRYYFHYDNSLQYGPSRPAKRPTFTQSESSRHEKQTQKHHHRNKREGKWHKHGRSNGRHMANLEIELGQLPFDPKY, from the exons CTGAATGCAGCAAAGATGATGTGGTGTCAATGGTAGAAACTTCTCCTGCTGCCTTGGAGGAAACCCAGGCAGTTCCTGAG gcAAAGAAAGAGAAATTGCCTGATCATGGTTCCTGTATTGGGGCTAATAGTGATGATTCTGACATTGTTACCCTTGAAACACCTAAAGTAGAAGAAATTGGAACGCAGGAAGAAGCTGCAGTTGTTGATGAGGAAGCTCAAGGTTCAGATGATTTTAACATGGGTTCTTCCTCCAGCAGCCAATACACATTCTGTCAACCAGAAACTG GTTTTCCACCTCAGCCTAGTGATGATGAATCAAGTAGTGATGAAACAAGCAATCGATCCAGTCCCACACTAAGGAGACGGCGTGCAAAGAAGAGGCTAGTCTCCAACTCTGAATCTGAGGGCGGGACACCTAATGAACAGGACAGTGAACCTCCCAAAGAACAGCAACACAAACGCCAATTCAGTAGTGGCCTGAACAGATGCATTATACTGGCTTTGGTGATAGCAATCAGCATGGGATTTGGACACTTCTATG GTACAATACAGATCCAAAAACGTCAACAATTGGTAGAAAAGACACATGAAGATGAACTAAATGGTATGAAAGATGACCTTTACCAGTGCCAACGAGAGCAAGGAGTTAAAGCAGACTATAAG tcaCTAAAACAAGACCTTGCAACATGTCTGATCTCtactgaggtagaaaagaaatcATTTGAATCTCAGAAAATAAGTCTTACTGCAGAAAACCAGCGCTTAAGGGAATCtctggagagggaagaaaaagctTTGGACTTGCTGCAGGAAGAGTTAAGGAAGCTGAGAGAACAAATTAGAAACTTAGAAGATAAAGGTATTAGTACAGAGTCAGTTGTCATGGAAAATAAAAAACTTAAGGTACATTTGGAAGAGGAAAAGCAGAAAATACACAACTTTCTTAAGCAAAAGGAGACACTTTTTGCAGAAGCACATATGTTGAGGAGAGAACTAGACAAAGAACGTCATATAACTGAAGTTCTAAGAGAAGAACTGGAGCAGTTAAGTTCTCATCTGACACCTGACAACACAGACACAGACAATACATTAAGAGAGAACGAAGAAATAGAAACTTTGCGGGGAAGACTAACAGAGCTGGAAAAGAAGCTAAACTTTGAACAACAACGCTCTGATTTGTGGGAAAAACTGTATGTTGAAGTGAAGGACCAAACCGAAAAACAGGAAACTAATAAAAAAGGACAAGAGAAAGATGGTAAAGGAACAAGTAAGACCAAAAAGAAGTCCAAAGAATCATTTTTTGGCTCAGTTAAAGAAACTTTTGATGCCATGAAGAATTCCACAAAGGAGTTTGTAAGACATCATAAAGAAAAGATTAAACAGGCTAAAGAAGCAGTGaaagaaaacctgaaaaaattCTCTGATTCTGTGAAGTCCACATTCAGACACTTCAAAGACACAACTAAAAACATCTTTGATGAAAAGAAGAAGTCTGGTGATAAAAGATATGAGGCAAACAaaaaaggtaaaactgtttttcGGGAATATAATACTCATGAGAATCCTTCTAAGTATACACACCATAGAGGGCCTAGCATGAAAAAAGAAttcagagaaggaagaaaacagaGATCAACTCACTTTACATTTGAAAAAGATAGTAATTCACAGAAATGCATCAATAACCCAGAATGTAACAGAAAACGTCACTCTGTCCTAAAGGGCTGCTCTGGTATTTTTGAATGCGCTCATCAGGAATTTATTAGCCTGTTTAACAAAGTACTGGACCCTATTAGGGCTGAAGAATTTAATCAgttaatgcaaaaatatttgcagCAAGAAGTAGATAGTTTCCATCACTGGAGAGAACTAGAGAATTTCATCAATAAGTTTTTCCATAATGGGATCTTTATACATGACCAGATGCTGTTCACGGACTTTGTTAGTGATGTTAAGGATTATCTTGAGGACATGAAGGAGTATCAAAGTGACCATGAAGGGATGTTTGAGGATTTGGATAAATACATCTACAGATACTACTTTCATTATGATAATTCACTTCAGTATGGACCCAG TCGTCCTGCTAAAAGGCCTACTTTCACACAGTCTGAAAGTTCCAGACATGAAAAACAAACTCAGAAGCACCACCACCGTAATAAGAGAGAAGGTAAATGGCATAAACATGGTCGCAGTAATGGAAGACACATGGCAAATCTTGAAATAGAATTGGGGCAATTACCCTTTGATCCAAAATATTAA